A single region of the Melopsittacus undulatus isolate bMelUnd1 chromosome 10, bMelUnd1.mat.Z, whole genome shotgun sequence genome encodes:
- the ATOX1 gene encoding copper transport protein ATOX1 gives MPKHEFFVDMTCEGCSNAVTRVLQKLGGVQFDIDLPNKKVCIDSEHNIDTLLETLKKTGKNASYIGEKSA, from the exons ATGCCG AAACACGAGTTCTTCGTTGACATGACCTGTGAAGGCTGCTCCAATGCAGTCACCCGTGTCCTGCAGAAGCTGGGAG GTGTCCAGTTTGATATTGACCTGCCCAACAAGAAGGTGTGCATCGACTCAGAGCACAACATTGACACCCTGCTGGAAACTCTAAAGAAGACTGGAAAGAACGCTTCCTACATTGGGGAGAAGTCCGCATAG
- the G3BP1 gene encoding ras GTPase-activating protein-binding protein 1 isoform X1: MVMEKPSPLLVGREFVRQYYTLLNQAPDYLHRFYGKNSSYVHGGLDSNGKPADAVYGQSEIHKKVLSLNFKDCHTKIRHVDAHATLNDGVVVQVMGELSNNMQPVRRFMQTFVLAPEGSVANKFYVHNDIFRYQDEVFGDSDTEPPEESEEEGEEPEERQQTPEAVPNDTGAYYEQAVSNDIEEHLEEAAAEAEPEPEPEPEQEAEPEVQEEKSEPVLEESAQEETVEKSPSPAPADPAPAVQEDSRTFSWALVTSKNLPPSGAVPVSGIPPHVVKVPVSQPRPEAKPESQTPPQRPQRDQRVREQRTSIPPQRGPRPIREGEQGDVETRRIVRYPDSHQLFVGNLPHDVDKSELKDFFQKLGFSLAGYGNVVELRINSGGKLPNFGFVVFDDPEPVQKILSNRPIMFRGEVRLNVEEKKTRAAREGDRRDNRPRGPGGTRGGLGGGIRGPPRGGMSQKPGFGAGRGIGQRQ; encoded by the exons ATGGTGATGGAGAAGCCAAGTCCCCTGCTGGTCGGGCGGGAGTTTGTGAGGCAGTACTATACTCTGCTGAACCAAGCACCTGACTATTTGCACAG GTTTTATGGAAAGAACTCTTCCTATGTCCATGGTGGCTTGGATTCCAATGGAAAACCAGCTGATGCAGTCTATGGGCAATCT GAGATCCACAAGAAGGTGCTGTCATTAAACTTCAAGGATTGCCACACGAAGATTCGTCATGTGGATGCCCATGCTACTCTCAATGATGGTGTTGTAGTCCAGGTGATGGGAGAGCTCTCCAACAACATGCAGCCTGTGCGCAGATTCATGCAAACATTTGTACTTGCACCTGAG GGTTCTGTTGCAAATAAGTTTTACGTCCACAATGATATCTTCCGCTACCAAGATGAGGTTTTTGGTGACTCTGACACTGAACCTCCAGAGG aatcagaggaagaaggagaagaacCTGAGGAAAGACAGCAGACACCTGAGGCAGTTCCTAATGATACTGGTGCTTATTACGAGCAGGCTGTCAG CAATGACATTGAGGAACACCTGgaagaggctgctgcagaggcagagcctgAGCCAGAGCCAGAACCCGAACAGGAAGCTGAACCAGAGgtgcaggaagaaaaatctgagCCGGTGTTAGAGGAGTCTGCTCAAGAAGAGACTGTGgaaaaaagtccttctccagctcctgctgatccagctcctgcagtgcaAGAGGACTCCAGG ACTTTCTCCTGGGCATTAGTAACGAGTAAGAACCTCCCTCCCAGTGGAGCTGTTCCAGTATCGGGAATACCACCTCATGTTGTGAAAGTACCAGTCTCGCAG CCCCGCCCTGAGGCAAAGCCTGAATCTCAGACCCCACCTCAGAGACCTCAGAGGGATCAGCGAGTGAGGGAGCAGCGAACAAGCATCCCACCACAGAGGGGTCCTAGACCAA TTCGTGAGGGTGAACAAGGCGATGTGGAAACTAGACGGATTGTGAGATACCCAGACAGTCATCAGCTGTTTGTTGGGAACCTTCCCCATGATGTGGATAAATCTGAACTTAAAGACTTTTTCCAAA AACTCGGCTTTTCTCTTGCAGGCTATGGCAATGTTGTTGAGCTCCGCATCAACAGTGGTGGAAAGCTCCCCAATTTTGGGTTTGTGGTGTTTGATGATCCTGAACCAGTTCAGAAGATCCTTAGCAACAGG CCCATCATGTTCAGGGGAGAGGTGCGCCTGAAcgtggaggagaagaaaacaagagctgCCAGGGAGGGTGACCGCAGAGATAACAGACCACGTGGACCTGGAGGCACTCGTGGGGGGCTGGGAGGTGGGATTCGAGGGCCTCCACGTGGAGGAATGTCCCAGAAGCCAGGATTTGGAGCTGGAAGGGGGATTGGGCAACGCCAGTGA
- the G3BP1 gene encoding ras GTPase-activating protein-binding protein 1 isoform X2 gives MVMEKPSPLLVGREFVRQYYTLLNQAPDYLHRFYGKNSSYVHGGLDSNGKPADAVYGQSEIHKKVLSLNFKDCHTKIRHVDAHATLNDGVVVQVMGELSNNMQPVRRFMQTFVLAPEGSVANKFYVHNDIFRYQDEVFGDSDTEPPEESEEEGEEPEERQQTPEAVPNDTGAYYEQAVSNDIEEHLEEAAAEAEPEPEPEPEQEAEPEVQEEKSEPVLEESAQEETVEKSPSPAPADPAPAVQEDSRTFSWALVTSKNLPPSGAVPVSGIPPHVVKVPVSQPRPEAKPESQTPPQRPQRDQRVREQRTSIPPQRGPRPIREGEQGDVETRRIVRYPDSHQLFVGNLPHDVDKSELKDFFQSYGNVVELRINSGGKLPNFGFVVFDDPEPVQKILSNRPIMFRGEVRLNVEEKKTRAAREGDRRDNRPRGPGGTRGGLGGGIRGPPRGGMSQKPGFGAGRGIGQRQ, from the exons ATGGTGATGGAGAAGCCAAGTCCCCTGCTGGTCGGGCGGGAGTTTGTGAGGCAGTACTATACTCTGCTGAACCAAGCACCTGACTATTTGCACAG GTTTTATGGAAAGAACTCTTCCTATGTCCATGGTGGCTTGGATTCCAATGGAAAACCAGCTGATGCAGTCTATGGGCAATCT GAGATCCACAAGAAGGTGCTGTCATTAAACTTCAAGGATTGCCACACGAAGATTCGTCATGTGGATGCCCATGCTACTCTCAATGATGGTGTTGTAGTCCAGGTGATGGGAGAGCTCTCCAACAACATGCAGCCTGTGCGCAGATTCATGCAAACATTTGTACTTGCACCTGAG GGTTCTGTTGCAAATAAGTTTTACGTCCACAATGATATCTTCCGCTACCAAGATGAGGTTTTTGGTGACTCTGACACTGAACCTCCAGAGG aatcagaggaagaaggagaagaacCTGAGGAAAGACAGCAGACACCTGAGGCAGTTCCTAATGATACTGGTGCTTATTACGAGCAGGCTGTCAG CAATGACATTGAGGAACACCTGgaagaggctgctgcagaggcagagcctgAGCCAGAGCCAGAACCCGAACAGGAAGCTGAACCAGAGgtgcaggaagaaaaatctgagCCGGTGTTAGAGGAGTCTGCTCAAGAAGAGACTGTGgaaaaaagtccttctccagctcctgctgatccagctcctgcagtgcaAGAGGACTCCAGG ACTTTCTCCTGGGCATTAGTAACGAGTAAGAACCTCCCTCCCAGTGGAGCTGTTCCAGTATCGGGAATACCACCTCATGTTGTGAAAGTACCAGTCTCGCAG CCCCGCCCTGAGGCAAAGCCTGAATCTCAGACCCCACCTCAGAGACCTCAGAGGGATCAGCGAGTGAGGGAGCAGCGAACAAGCATCCCACCACAGAGGGGTCCTAGACCAA TTCGTGAGGGTGAACAAGGCGATGTGGAAACTAGACGGATTGTGAGATACCCAGACAGTCATCAGCTGTTTGTTGGGAACCTTCCCCATGATGTGGATAAATCTGAACTTAAAGACTTTTTCCAAA GCTATGGCAATGTTGTTGAGCTCCGCATCAACAGTGGTGGAAAGCTCCCCAATTTTGGGTTTGTGGTGTTTGATGATCCTGAACCAGTTCAGAAGATCCTTAGCAACAGG CCCATCATGTTCAGGGGAGAGGTGCGCCTGAAcgtggaggagaagaaaacaagagctgCCAGGGAGGGTGACCGCAGAGATAACAGACCACGTGGACCTGGAGGCACTCGTGGGGGGCTGGGAGGTGGGATTCGAGGGCCTCCACGTGGAGGAATGTCCCAGAAGCCAGGATTTGGAGCTGGAAGGGGGATTGGGCAACGCCAGTGA